CATGGAGGCGGGTTGGTTCATGGAGGACCGGTGGAGTCAGGCCGTGCCGGGTCTTGGGCCCGATTGGCGAGGCGCCGACTCAGGGCACTATTGATTGGGCCCTTAAACAGTCTCAGGCGGCGTATTTGACGTTCGGGTCACGGAAGTAGGCTTTGACACGTTCGGGTTCACTGCCGATGACGGCCATGTGTTCCTCGGTCGCGGCACGAAGCTTTGCCTTGCTGCGAGCTGGGACCTTGCGGCGGATGACGTGCTTGAGGTCGGCATTGAGGCGCTCCTCGGGGTTGAGTTCGGGGCTGTAGCTGGGCAGATAGAACACTTCCATCTGAGCGGGGTGCTCGGCCAGCCACGCCTTGACGGGTTTGCAGTGATGGACGCCGAGGTTGTCCAGAATCAGAAACACCTTGCGTCCGGCGTCGGCCACGAGTGCCTCAAAAAACTCGATCAGTTTCTCGTGATTGAACGCCCCGTCGATGATCATCCAGCGCGCCTTGCCCTGATTGGTCACGCTGGCCAGCATCGAGAGCTTCTGGCGTGTGCCACCGACGGCCATGGTCACCGGTGTCTTACCTTTGGGCGCGAAACTGCGCCCGCGCACATCGGTGTTGACCAGGGCCGTCTCATCGCCCCAGTGAATCTCGGCATCCTCAGCCTTGGCGCGCTCGGCAATGGCGGGGTAAGTCTCCTGCAGCCATGCACGAACCGCTTCAGGCGATTGCTCATAGGCGCGCTTGATCGGCTTCTGAGGCGTGAAGCCCCAGCGCGCCAGGTACTTCCCCACCGAGCGCAGATGCAGCGTGATCCCGTACTCACGCTCGATGAGTTGCATCACCGCCGCGCGACTCCACAACGCAAACTCCATCTTGAGTTGCTCCGGGCGCCGGTCGCAAATCGTGCGCTGGATTGCCGCCTCTTGCTCCTGCGTCAGAACGCGCTTGTCGCCCGTTCGCCGCCCGCGAACCCGCGGCGCCAGCGCGGCCATGCCCCCCGCTTCATACCGGTCAATGATCTTGCACGTCGCTGAGTAGCTCAGCCC
This genomic window from Burkholderiales bacterium GJ-E10 contains:
- a CDS encoding isxo7 transposase; amino-acid sequence: MVSWRMDTEDARRLSPAEQHERRRQVIRAYKRKVNKSQIARDVGLSYSATCKIIDRYEAGGMAALAPRVRGRRTGDKRVLTQEQEAAIQRTICDRRPEQLKMEFALWSRAAVMQLIEREYGITLHLRSVGKYLARWGFTPQKPIKRAYEQSPEAVRAWLQETYPAIAERAKAEDAEIHWGDETALVNTDVRGRSFAPKGKTPVTMAVGGTRQKLSMLASVTNQGKARWMIIDGAFNHEKLIEFFEALVADAGRKVFLILDNLGVHHCKPVKAWLAEHPAQMEVFYLPSYSPELNPEERLNADLKHVIRRKVPARSKAKLRAATEEHMAVIGSEPERVKAYFRDPNVKYAA